A portion of the Pogoniulus pusillus isolate bPogPus1 chromosome 6, bPogPus1.pri, whole genome shotgun sequence genome contains these proteins:
- the KIF11 gene encoding kinesin-like protein KIF11, translating to MASLSFQGGSGAKKEEKSKNIQVVVRCRPFNASERKASSYGVVDCDQARKEVSVRTGGATDKASRKTYMFDMVFGAQAKQIDVYRSVVCPILDEVIMGYNCTVFAYGQTGTGKTFTMEGERSPNEEYTWEEDPLAGIIPRTLHQIFEKLTENGTEYSVKVSLLEIYNEELFDLLNPTPDVGERLQIFDDPRNKRGVIIKGLEEITVHNKNEVYQILERGAAKRTTAATYMNAYSSRSHSVFSITIHMKETTVDGEELVKIGKLNLVDLAGSENIGRSGAVDRRAREAGNINQSLLTLGRVITALVERAPHVPYRESKLTRILQDSLGGRTKTSIIATISPASLNLEETLSTLEYAHRAKNIMNKPEVNQKLTKKALIKEYTEEIERLKRDLAAAREKNGVYMSLENYEALNGKLTVQEEQIAEYIDKIGIMEEEVKRITELFSASKNELEQCKTDLQIKKRELEETQKDLQETKVHLAEEEYVVSVLEDTEQKLHGTATKLLSTVEETTKDVSGLHAKLDRKKAVDQHNAVIQNQFAGQMNALFNKIQDSVSENNLKQQQMLTSYMHFIGELLSTSSSAANILASVVSATFGSVKELVSTKVSHVSEKIMQHEDLSLECKADLLRIIEEHTSGLGGSLNSLMPMVEFVLALNSQFQSNMKKYSAVADKIQGHKKEINTFFEDLSLTLKKIQEETDSVFAQLQKDCENFKEEAEMMRLAHAKSAGELMSSLQSQLDMFTQETQRNLTNVLTKNGSLKTTITAVQENVHLKTTDLVNSTTSNHNKFIASLDNFCQELRTINAENKMMLEESTDHCQQLLSNLKNVSQDIDKWGESTTAHVADITSQQLLYFNDEKQQLQCLKKNNEENYGKAITEIADHIGRQKATEEKILNSLLDQMKFDEEILLEQKLALNEEAQHGLTQVNGFLQEDLKVDVPTGTTPQRRDYFYPVTLVRTEPRELLLEQLRQKQLKLDAVLDSLTEDDVDQDLLEEEEELQESDKTVTSDKYLLDTTIDCHENGGVPFFQHKRSHKKDKENKSAATVEKNKIEDMAEQFLPKSNLPLRSLN from the exons GCCTTTTAATGCTTCAGAACGTAAAGCAAGCTCCTATGGTGTTGTAGACTGTGATCAAGCAAGAAAGGAAGTTAGTGTCCGCACTGGAGGAGCAACAGATAAGGCATCAAGAAAGACTTACATGTTTGATATG GTGTTTGGAGCTCAGGCAAAGCAGATTGATGTATACCGGAGTGTTGTGTGTCCCATTTTGGATGAAGTTATTATGGGCTACAACTGTACGGTGTTTGC TTATGGCCAAACGGGTACCGGTAAGACCTTTACAATGGAAGGAGAGCGGTCGCCCAATGAAGAATATACTTGGGAAGAG GATCCATTAGCAGGTATAATACCCCGTACTTTGCATCAAATATTTGAAAAACTCACAGAGAATGGTACTGAATATTCAGTGAAGGTGTCTCTCTTGGAAATCTACAATGAGGAGCTTTTTGATCTTCTGAATCCTACTCCTGATGTTGGGGAAAGACTGCAGATATTTGATGATCCTCGAAACAAG AGAGGTGTAATTATTAAAGGCTTGGAAGAAATAACTGTACACAACAAAAATGAAGTCTACCAAATCCTGGAAAGGGGTGCAGCAAAAAGAACAACTGCAGCTACTTATATGAATGCATACTCAAG CCGTTCCCACTCGGTGTTTTCGATTACCATCCATATGAAAGAGACCACAGTAGATGGAGAAGAACTTGTTAAAATTGGGAAACTGAACTTG GTTGATCTTGCAGGAAGTGAAAACATTGGTCGATCTGGGGCAGTTGACAGAAGAGCTCGTGAAGCCGGAAATATCAACCAGTCTCTTCTGACACTAGGAAGAGTTATTACTGCTTTAGTAGAAAGAGCTCCACATGTTCCATATAGGGAATCTAAACTCACAAGAATCCTTCAAGACTCTCTTGGTGGACGAACCAAAACATCAATAATTGCCACAATTTCTCCTGCATCTCTAAATCTTGAG GAAACATTGAGTACACTAGAATACGCCCACAGAGCTAAAAATATCATGAACAAGCCTGAAGTTAATCAGAAGCTAACAAAAAAAGCTCTTATTAAG GAATATACTGAAGAGATTGAGCGGCTGAAGCGAGACCTTGCAGCTGCTCGGGAGAAAAATGGAGTCTATATGTCCCTTGAAAATTATGA AGCCCTTAATGGAAAGCTGACAGTTCAGGAAGAACAAATTGCAGAGTATATTGACAAAATTGGCATCATGGAGGAAGAAGTAAAAAGA ATCACTGAACTATTCTCAGCTAGTAAAAATGAACTTGAACAGTGTAAAACAGATCTGCAGATCAAAAAGAGAGAACTGGAAGAAACacaaaaagacctccaagaaacCAAGGTTCACCTGGCTGAGGAGGAATATGTGGTTTCAGTTTTGGAAGACACTGAACAAAAACTCCATGGCACAGCTACCAAG TTACTTAGTACAGTTGAAGAAACTACAAAAGATGTATCTGGTCTCCATGCAAAACTGGACCGTAAGAAGGCTGTTGATCAACACAATGCTGTCATCCAAAATCAGTTTGCAGGACAAATGAATGCTTTGTTCAACAAAATACAAGATTCAGTTAGTGAGAACAATTTGAAGCAGCAACAGATGTTGACATCTTATATGCATTTTATAG gtGAACTCCTGTCTACCAGTTCTTCAGCAGCTAATATTCTTGCATCAGTTGTATCAGCAACATTTGGCTCTGTTAAAGAATTGGTGTCGACTAAAGTTTCTCACGTGTCTGAAAAAATAATGCAACATGAGGATCTGTCGCTTGAATGTAAAGCTGATCTGCTGAGAATAATT GAGGAGCATACATCTGGATTAGGAGGATCTTTAAATAGCTTGATGCCAATGGTAGAATTTGTCCTGGCACTAAACTCACAGTTTCAGAGTAACATGAAGAAATACTCTGCTGTGGCTGACAAG attCAGGGTcataaaaaggaaataaacacCTTCTTTGAAGATCTTTCTCTCACTTTGAAAAAAATACAAGAGGAAACAGACAGTGTTTTTGCTCAGCTTCAGAAAGATTGTGAGAATTTCAAAGAAGAAGCAGAAATGATGAGATTGGCACATGCAAAG AGTGCAGGTGAATTAATGTCCTCCCTACAAAGCCAGCTTGACATGTTTACTCAGGAGACTCAGAGGAACTTAACCAATGTACTTACTAAAAATGGAAGCTTGAAGACCACCATCACTGCTGTGCAAGAGAATGTTCACTT gaaaactacagacctagTCAACAGTACAACTTCAAATCACAACAAATTTATTGCATCTTTGGATAACTTCTGTCAAGAGCTCAGAACCATAAATGCTGAAAACAAGATGATGCTAGAAGAATCCACTGACCACTGTCAGCAACTTCTCAGCAATCTCAAAAATGTGTCTCAGGATATTGATAAATGGGGTGAAAGTACAACTGCTCATGTAGCTGACATTACCAGTCAGCAGCTACTGTACTTCAATGATGAGAAACAGCAACTTCAGTGTTTAAAAAAG aataATGAAGAAAACTATGGTAAAGCAATAACTGAAATTGCTGACCATATTGGTAGACAAAAAGCTACTGAGGAGAAAATACTGAATAGCCTTCTTGATCAGATGAAATTTGATGAGGAGATACTTCTGGAACAGAAGCTGGCACTTAATGAGGAGGCACAGCATGGACTGACTCAGGTTAATGGTTTCCTGCAAGAAGATCTTAAAGTAGATGTTCCAACAG GGACAACTCCACAAAGAAGGGACTACTTCTATCCAGTCACACTTGTGAGAACAGAACCCCGGGAACTTCTTCTGGAGCAATTAAGGCAAAAGCAGCTCAAGCTTGATGCTGTGCTAGACAGTTTAACAGAGGATGATGTGGATCAG GACCTgttggaagaggaggaagagttgCAAGAATCGGATAAAACAGTTACCAGTGACAAATACTTACTGGATACAACCATAGATTGCCATGAAAATGGTGGCGTTCCCTTTTTCCAG CACAAAAGGAGTCACAAAAAGGATAAAGAGAACAAGTCGGCAGCTACAGTGGAGAAGAACAAAATAGAGGATATGGCTGAGCAGTTTCTTCCCAAATCTAACCttcctttaagatcactgaacTAA